In one window of Saccharomyces paradoxus chromosome VII, complete sequence DNA:
- the TYS1 gene encoding tyrosine--tRNA ligase TYS1 (Cytoplasmic tyrosyl-tRNA synthetase~similar to YGR185C), with product MSSAITVDPREAFGLITKNLQEVLNPQIIKDVLEVQKRHLKLYWGTAPTGRPHCGYFVPMTKLADFLKAGCEVTVLLADLHAFLDNMKAPLEVVNYRAKYYELTIKAILRSINVPIDKLRFVVGSSYQLTPDYTMDIFRLSNIVSQNDAKRAGADVVKQVANPLLSGLIYPLMQALDEQFLDVDCQFGGVDQRKIFVLAEENLPSLGYKKRAHLMNPMVPGLAQGGKMSASDPNSKIDLLEEPKQVKKKINSAFCSPGNVEDNGLLSFVQYVIAPIQELKFGTNHFEFFIDRPEKFGGPITYKSFEDMKLAFKEEKLSPPDLKIGVADAINELLEPIRQEFANNKEFQEASEKGYPVAAPQKSKKVKKPKNKGTKYPGATKADEVAVKLEETKL from the coding sequence ATGTCCTCTGCTATCACGGTTGACCCTAGAGAGGCATTCGGTCTCATTACCAAGAACTTGCAAGAAGTCTTGAACCCACAAATCATCAAAGATGTGCTCGAAGTACAAAAGAGACATTTGAAATTGTACTGGGGTACAGCGCCCACTGGAAGACCTCATTGTGGTTATTTCGTTCCTATGACCAAGCTTGCTGATTTCTTGAAAGCAGGTTGTGAAGTGACTGTTCTTTTAGCTGACTTGCACGCCTTCTTGGACAACATGAAGGCGCCATTGGAAGTGGTGAACTACAGGGCCAAATACTACGAATTGACCATCAAAGCTATTTTGAGAAGTATCAATGTTCCAATTGATAAGCTAAGATTCGTTGTTGGCTCTTCTTACCAGCTGACACCAGACTATACCATGGATATCTTTAGATTATCCAACATTGTTTCGCAAAACGATGCTAAAAGGGCAGGCGCTGATGTCGTCAAGCAAGTGGCCAATCCATTATTAAGCGGGCTCATCTATCCTTTGATGCAAGCGTTGGACGAACAATTTCTAGATGTTGACTGCCAGTTCGGTGGTGTtgaccaaagaaaaatctttgTATTGgcggaagaaaatttgccAAGTTTGGGTTACAAAAAGAGAGCACACTTAATGAATCCCATGGTCCCAGGTTTGGCTCAAGGCGGTAAAATGTCTGCCTCTGatccaaattcaaaaatcgATCTTTTGGAAGAGCCAAAACAAgtcaagaagaagatcaaCAGTGCATTCTGTAGCCCCGGTAATGTCGAAGACAATGGTTTGTTGTCATTTGTGCAATATGTCATTGCACCAATCCAAGAATTAAAGTTCGGTACAAATcactttgaatttttcattgataGACCAGAAAAGTTCGGTGGTCCAATTACCTACAAATCCTTCGAAGACATGAAATTGGcctttaaagaagaaaaattgtcCCCACCTGATCTAAAAATTGGTGTTGCTGACGCTATCAACGAATTATTGGAGCCAATCAGACAAGAATTTGccaataataaagaattcCAAGAGGCATCCGAGAAAGGTTATCCAGTCGCCGCTCCACAAAAGTCGAAGAAGGTCAAGAAACCAAAGAATAAGGGTACCAAGTATCCAGGCGCTACAAAGGCTGACGAGGTTGCTGTGAAACTAGAAGAAACCAAGTTGTAA
- the TIM13 gene encoding protein translocase subunit TIM13 (Mitochondrial intermembrane space protein~similar to YGR181W): MGLSSIFGGGAPSQQKEAATTAKTTPNPITNELKNQIAQELAVANATELVNKISENCFEKCLTSPYTTRNDACIDQCLAKYMRSWNVISKAYISRIQNASASGEI, translated from the coding sequence ATGGGTCTATCATCTATCTTTGGTGGCGGTGCACCATCACAACAAAAGGAAGCAGCCACTACTGCTAAGACAACGCCAAACCCTATAACCAACGAGTTGAAGAACCAAATTGCCCAAGAATTGGCTGTGGCTAATGCGACTGAATTGGTGAACAAAATTTCTGAGAactgctttgaaaaatgctTAACCTCTCCATACACTACAAGAAACGACGCATGCATTGATCAATGTTTAGCCAAATATATGAGAAGTTGGAACGTCATATCAAAGGCTTACATCTCTAGGATTCAAAATGCCTCTGCTTCTGGCGAGATCTAA
- the UBR1 gene encoding E3 ubiquitin-protein ligase UBR1 (E3 ubiquitin ligase (N-recognin)~similar to YGR184C): protein MSVADDDLGSLQAHIRRTLRSIHNLPYFRFTRGPTERADMSRALKEFIYRYLYFIISNNGKNLPTLFNAHPKQKLSNPELAVFPESLEDAVDIDKITSQKTISFYKIDESKIGDVHKHTGRNCGRKFKIGEPLYRCHECGCDDTCVLCIHCFNPKDHVNHHVCTDICTEFTSGICDCGDEEAWNSPLHCKAEEQEKDISEDPAADTGIKEEDVWKDSVNAALVELVLAEVFDYFIDVFNQNIEPLPTIQKDITIKLREMTQQGKMYERAQFLNDLKYENDYMFDGTTTAKTSPSNSPEASPSLAKIDPENYTVIIYNDEYHNYSQATTALRQGVPDNVHIDLLTSRIDGEGRAMLKCSQDLSSVLGGFFAVQTNGLSATLTSWSEYLHQETCKYIILWITHCLNIPNSSFQTTFRNMMGKTLCSEYLNATECRDMTPVIEKYFSNKFDKNDPYRYIDLSILADGNQIPLGHHKILPESSTHSLSPLINDIETPTSRTYSNTRLQHILYFDNRYWKRLRKDIQNVIIPTLASSNLYKPIFCQQVVEIFNHITRSVAYMDREPQLTAIRECVVQLFTCPTNAKNIFENQSFLDIVWSIIDIFKEFCKVEGGVLIWQRVQKSNLTKSYSISFKQGLYTVETLLSKVHDPNIPIRPKEIISLLTLCKLFNGAWKIKRKEGEHVLHEDQNFISYLEYTTSIYSIIQTAEKVSEKSKDSIDPKLVLNTIRIISSFLGSRSLTYKLIYDSHEIIKFSVSHERVAFMNPLQTMLSFLIEKVPLKDAYEALEDCPDFLKISDFSLRSVVLCSQIDVGFWVRNGMSVLHQASYYKNNPELGSYSRDIHLNQLAILWERDDIPRLIYNLLDRWELLDWFTGEVEYQRTVYEDKISFIIQQFIAFIYQILTERQYFKTFSSLKDRRMDQIKNSIIYNLYMKPLSYSKLLRSVPDYLTEDTTEFDEALEEVSVFVEPKGLADNGVFKLKASLYAKVDPLKLLNLENEFESSATIIKTHLAKDKDEISKVVLVPQVSIKQLDKDALNLGVFTRNTVFAKVVYKLLQVCLDMEDSTFLNELLHLIHGIFRDDELINGKDSIPEAYLSKPICNLLLSIANAKSDVFSESIVRKADYLLEKMIMKKPDELFESLIASFGSQYVDNYKDKKLRQGVNLQETEKERKRRLAKKHQARLLAKFNNQQTKFMKEHESEFDEQDNDVDMIGEKVYESEDFTCALCQDSSSTDFFVIPAYHDHTPIFRPGNIFNPNEFMPMWDGFYNDDEKQAYIDDDVLEALKENGSCGSRKVFVSCNHHIHHNCFKRYVQKKRFSSNAFICPLCQTFSNCTLPLCQTSKANTGLSLSMFLEAEISLDILSRLFKPFTEEDYRTINSIFSLMISQCQGFDKAVKKQADFSHKDVSLILSVHWANTISMLEVASRLEKPHSISFFRSREQKYKTLKNILVCIMLFTFVIGKPSMEFEPYPQKPDTVWNQNQLFQYIVRSVLFSPVSFRQTVTEALTTFSKQFLRDFLQGISDAEQVTKLYVEASKIGDVVKVSENILFALRSISDLRMEGLDSESIIYDLAYTFLLKSLLPTIRRCLVFVKVLHELVKDSENETLIINGLEVEEELEFEDMPEFVNKALKMITEKESLVDLLTTQDAVVPLHPYLEKIPYEYCGIIKLIDLSKYLNTYVTQSKEIKLREERSQHMKNADNRLDFKICLTCGVKVHLRADRHEMTKHLNKNCFKPFGAFLMPNSSEVCLHLTQPPSNIFISAPYLNSHGEVGRNAMRRGDLTTLNLKRYEHLNRLWINNEIPGYISRVMGDEFRVTILSNGFLFAFNREPRPRRVPPTDEDDEDMEEGEDGFFTEGNDDMDVDDETGQAANLFGVGAEGIAGGGVRDFFQFFENFRNTLQPQGNGDDDAPQNPPPILQFLGPQFDGATIIRNTNPRNLDEDDSDDNDDSDEREIW from the coding sequence ATGTCGGTTGCTGATGATGACTTAGGATCTTTACAAGCTCACATTAGGAGAACATTGAGATCTATTCATAACCTCCCCTATTTTAGGTTTACGAGAGGTCCTACCGAAAGGGCTGATATGAGCAGAGCCCTTAAGGAGTTCATTTACAGATATTTGTACTTTATCATTTCCAATAACGGAAAAAACTTGCCTACTTTATTCAATGCTCAcccaaaacaaaaattatcTAATCCAGAGCTTGCTGTATTCCCTGAAAGTTTAGAGGATGCTGTGGACATTGATAAGATAACATCTCAAAAGACCATTTCCTTTTATAAGATAGATGAATCCAAAATAGGAGACGTCCATAAACATACCGGAAGAAACTGTGGGaggaaattcaaaatagGAGAACCCTTGTATAGATGTCATGAATGTGGTTGCGATGATACTTGTGTGCTTTGTATTCATTGTTTCAATCCGAAAGACCATGTAAATCATCATGTTTGTACCGATATATGTACTGAATTCACTAGCGGGATTTGTGATTGTGGAGATGAAGAGGCTTGGAATTCTCCACTTCATTGCAAAGctgaagaacaagaaaaagatatatCAGAAGATCCCGCCGCAGACACTGGcataaaggaagaagatgtaTGGAAAGATTCGGTAAATGCAGCATTGGTAGAGTTGGTTCTTGCAGAGGTATTTGACTATTTTATCGATGTCTTCAACCAGAATATTGAACCTCTACCCACAATACAGAAAGATATCACCATCAAGTTGAGAGAGATGACACAACAAGGTAAAATGTATGAAAGAGCTCAGTTCTTGAATGatttaaaatatgaaaacGATTATATGTTCGATGGAACGACAACAGCAAAGACTAGCCCTTCTAATAGTCCTGAGGCATCTCCATCGCTCGCAAAAATTGATCCCGAAAATTATACGGTAATAATATACAACGACGAATATCACAACTACTCTCAAGCCACGACGGCCTTGAGACAAGGTGTTCCAGATAACGTACACATTGATCTATTAACTTCCAGGATCGACGGAGAAGGTCGAGCAATGTTGAAATGTTCACAAGACTTATCATCTGTTCTAGGTGGGTTCTTTGCTGTTCAAACGAACGGTTTAAGTGCCACTTTAACATCATGGTCAGAATACCTTCATCAAGAAACATGCAAATATATTATCCTTTGGATTACACACTGCCTAAATATACCAAATTCCTCCTTCCAAACTACTTTCAGGAACATGATGGGCAAAACTCTTTGTTCAGAATACTTAAACGCCACGGAATGTCGTGACATGACACCGgtaatagaaaaatatttcagcAATAAGTTCGATAAGAATGATCCCTACAGATATATCGATTTATCTATTCTCGCAGATGGAAATCAAATTCCTTTGGGTCATCATAAGATTTTACCTGAATCGAGCACTCATTCGCTTTCCCCATTGATAAATGACATAGAAACTCCAACATCAAGAACATATTCTAATACAAGACTACAGCATATTCTATATTTTGATAACAGATATTGGAAAAGACTGAGAAAAGATATTCAGAATGTAATCATACCTACGTTAGcctcttcaaatttataCAAGCCTATTTTCTGTCAGCAAGTAGTGGAGATATTCAATCACATCACACGATCTGTGGCATACATGGATAGAGAACCCCAGCTAACAGCTATAAGAGAGTGTGTTGTGCAGTTATTTACATGCCCTACAAACgccaaaaatatttttgagAACCAAAGTTTCCTGGACATTGTGTGGTCAATTATAGACATTTTTAAAGAGTTTTGTAAAGTAGAGGGCGGCGTATTGATTTGGCAGAGAGTTCAAAAAAGTAATCTAACGAAGAGTTACAGTATATCGTTCAAGCAGGGTTTGTACACAGTTGAAACCTTATTGAGTAAGGTGCATGATCCCAATATCCCAATAAGACCGAAGGAAATAATATCTTTATTAACTCTGTGTAAGCTCTTCAATGGAGCATGGAAGATCAAGCGTAAAGAAGGTGAACATGTTCTTCATGAAgatcaaaatttcatctCTTATTTAGAATACACTACCTCGATTTACAGTATCATACAAACAGCAGAAAAAGTTAGcgaaaaatcaaaagattCTATTGACCCGAAACTAGTTTTAAATACTATAAGAATCATCAGTTCGTTTTTAGGCAGTAGATCGCTAACCTACAAGTTAATATATGATTCTCATGAGATCATTAAATTCAGTGTAAGTCATGAAAGAGTTGCATTCATGAATCCTCTACAAACAATGCTTTCATTtcttattgaaaaagtcCCTTTGAAGGATGCGTACGAAGCATTAGAAGACTGCCCAGATTTTCTGAAGATATCGGATTTCTCTTTGAGATCAGTGGTATTGTGCTCTCAGATCGACGTCGGATTTTGGGTCAGAAATGGCATGTCAGTGTTACACCAAGCATCGTATTATAAAAACAATCCTGAGCTGGGCTCCTATTCCAGAGATATACATTTGAACCAATTAGCTATTCTTTGGGAACGTGATGACATCCCGAGATTAATATACAATCTCCTTGATAGATGGGAGTTGCTAGACTGGTTTACAGGCGAGGTAGAGTATCAGCGCACTGTATatgaagataaaatttcatttatcATTCAACAATTTATTGCCtttatttatcaaatattGACTGAGAGACAATAttttaaaactttttcttcgttaaAGGATAGAAGAATGGACCAAATCAAAAACTCAATCATCTATAACCTTTACATGAAACCTCTTTCGTATTCAAAGTTGTTAAGATCTGTTCCAGACTATCTAACGGAAGATACTACCGAGTTTGACGAAGCGCTTGAGGAAGTCTCTGTTTTCGTTGAACCTAAGGGCTTGGCCGACAACGGCGTCTTTAAATTAAAGGCAAGCCTGTATGCAAAAGTTGATCCGTTAAAGTTGttaaatttggaaaatgaattcGAAAGTAGTGCAACCATTATTAAAACACATTTGGCTAAGGACAAGGACGAAATATCAAAAGTCGTGCTAGTACCCCAAGTATCCATAAAGCAGTTAGACAAAGATGCTCTCAATTTGGGTGTTTTTACAAGGAATACGGTATTTGCCAAAGTGGTCTATAAACTACTCCAGGTATGTCTAGATATGGAGGATAGCACTTTTCTCAATGAACTACTACATCTAATTCATGGCATATTTAGGGACGATGAATTGATTAATGGTAAGGACTCTATACCAGAAGCTTATTTGTCAAAGCCTATATGTAATTTACTATTGAGCATAGCCAACGCTAAATCGGACGTGTTTTCAGAAAGTATTGTCCGTAAAGCTGACTATTTGTTGGAGAagatgataatgaaaaaaccTGATGAACTTTTCGAGTCATTGATTGCCAGTTTTGGCAGCCAATACGTTGATAATTATAAAGACAAGAAACTACGCCAAGGAGTTAACCTACAAGAAACAGAGAAGGAACGTAAAAGAAGATTGGCCAAGAAACATCAAGCAAGGCTTCTCGCCAAGTTTAATAATCAACAAACCAAATTCATGAAAGAGCACGAGTCCGAATTTGATGAGCAGGATAATGACGTTGATATGATTGGTGAAAAAGTATATGAATCAGAGGACTTTACCTGCGCACTATGTCAAGATTCCAGTTCAACCGATTTTTTTGTGATACCTGCGTACCATGATCATACTCCAATATTTAGGCCTGGTAATATTTTCAACCCGAATGAGTTTATGCCCATGTGGGATGGTTTctataatgatgatgaaaaacaAGCTTATATTGACGATGATGTTTTAGAGGCTTTGAAGGAGAACGGTAGTTGTGGATCTAGGAAAGTATTTGTATCCTGTAATCATCACATCCATCATAACTGTTTCAAGAGGTacgttcaaaaaaagagattttCATCGAACGCATTTATATGTCCTTTATGCCAAACATTTTCGAATTGTACTTTACCTCTTTGTCAGACTTCAAAGGCAAATACCGGTTTGTCCTTAAGTATGTTtttggaagctgaaatttctttggaCATATTGTCAAGGCTATTCAAACCTTTTACCGAAGAAGATTATCGTACAATAAACTCTATATTTTCGTTGATGATATCTCAATGTCAAGGTTTTGATAAAGCGGTAAAGAAACAGGCCGACTTTTCTCACAAGGACGTTTCTTTAATATTAAGTGTGCACTGGGCAAATACGATCTCAATGTTAGAAGTTGCTTCTAGGTTAGAAAAACCACACAGCATATCATTCTTCAGAAGCAGGGAACAGAAATACAAGACCTTAAAGAATATCTTAGTCTGCATTATGCTATTCACTTTTGTCATTGGAAAACCAAGCATGGAGTTTGAACCGTACCCGCAGAAGCCCGATACTGTATGGAACCAAAATCAACTCTTCCAATATATCGTTCGAAGCGTCTTATTTTCTCCAGTTTCATTTCGACAAACTGTTACAGAAGCATTGACAACCTTCTCTAAACAGTTTCTAAGAGATTTCCTTCAAGGCATCTCTGATGCAGAACAGGTTACTAAACTGTACGTTGAAGCATCAAAAATTGGAGATGTTGTTAAGGTGAGCGAGAATATTCTCTTCGCCCTGAGAAGCATATCTGATTTACGAATGGAGGGATTGGACTCTGAGAGTATTATTTATGATTTAGCTTACACATTCCTGTTAAAGAGTCTTCTTCCTACGATAAGAAGGTGCTTAGTCTTCGTCAAAGTGCTACATGAACTAGTGAAGGATTCTGAGAATGAAACTTTGATTATCAATGGTCTTGAGGTTGAAGAGGAGCTGGAATTCGAAGATATGCCTGAGTTTGTCAATAAGGCATTGAAAATGATCACCGAAAAAGAATCATTAGTCGATCTTTTGACAACCCAGGATGCTGTTGTACCATTACATCCATATTTGGAGAAGATCCCATATGAATATTGTGGCATTATAAAACTGATagatttatcaaaatatttgaatacTTATGTTACTCAATCCAAGGAGATCAAATTACGTGAAGAGCGGTCCCAGCACATGAAGAATGCTGATAATCGATTAGATTTTAAAATATGTTTGACATGTGGTGTCAAAGTGCACCTAAGAGCGGATCGCCATGAAATGACCAAgcatttgaataaaaattgTTTTAAGCCATTCGGCGCTTTCCTAATGCCTAATTCGAGTGAAGTCTGTCTCCATTTGACGCAGCCTCCCTCTAACATTTTTATATCAGCACCATACCTAAATTCACACGGTGAGGTTGGTAGAAATGCCATGAGAAGAGGTGATTTAACCACCttgaatttaaaaagaTATGAGCACTTAAACAGATTATGgattaataatgaaatcCCAGGCTATATTAGTAGAGTAATGGGTGACGAATTTCGAGTGACTATACTTTCCAACGGCTTCTTATTTGCATTTAATAGAGAACCAAGACCAAGAAGAGTACCTCCAacagatgaagatgatgaagatatggAAGAAGGGGAAGACGGGTTTTTCACGGAGGGAAATGATGACATGGACGTTGATGATGAAACTGGACAGGCCGCTAACTTATTTGGTGTTGGTGCAGAAGGTATCGCTGGTGGTGGAGTAcgtgatttttttcaatttttcgaGAATTTCAGGAACACTCTTCAGCCGCAAGGAAATGGCGATGATGATGCACCTCAAAATCCGCCACCAATTTTGCAGTTTTTAGGGCCCCAATTCGATGGAGCTACTATCATAAGAAATACAAATCCAAGAAACCTCGATGAGGATGACTCtgatgataatgatgattCTGATGAACGGGAGATCTGGTag
- the QCR9 gene encoding ubiquinol--cytochrome-c reductase subunit 9 (Subunit 9 of ubiquinol cytochrome-c reductase (Complex III)~similar to YGR183C) produces the protein MSFSSLYKTFFKRNAVFVGTIFAGAFVFQTVFDTAITSWYENHNKGKLWKDVKARIAAGDGDDDDDDE, from the exons ATG TCCTTCTCATCACTTTATAAAACCTTTTTCAAACGGAACGCTGTTTTTGTTGGTACTATTTTCGCAGGTGCCTTTGTTTTCCAGACTGTATTTGATACTGCTATTACTTCTTGGTACGAAAACCACAATAAAGGAAAGTTATGGAAAGATGTCAAGGCTCGAATAGCTGCAGGTGACGGagatgatgacgacgatgatgaaTAA
- the RNR4 gene encoding ribonucleotide-diphosphate reductase subunit RNR4 (Ribonucleotide-diphosphate reductase (RNR) small subunit~similar to YGR180C), whose amino-acid sequence MEAHNQFLKTFQKERHDMKEAEKDEILLMENSRRFVMFPIKYHEIWAAYKKVEASFWTAEEIELAKDAEDFQKLTEDQKTYIGNLLALSISSDNLVNKYLIENFSAQLQNPEGKSFYGFQIMMENIYSEVYSMMVDAFFKEPKNIPLFKEIANLPEVKHKAAFIERWISNDDSLYAERLVAFAAKEGIFQAGNYASMFWLTDKKIMPGLAMANRNICRDRGAYTDFSCLLFAHLRTKPNVKIIEKIITEAVEIEKEYYSNSLPVEKFGMDLKSIHTYIEFVADGLLQGFGNEKYYNAVNPFEFMEDVATAGKTTFFEKKVSDYQKASDMSKSATPSKEINFDDDF is encoded by the coding sequence ATGGAAGCTCACAATCAATTCTTGAAGACTTTCCAAAAAGAACGTCATGATATGAAGGAAGCtgaaaaggatgaaatCCTTTTGATGGAAAACAGCCGTAGATTCGTTATGTTCCCTATCAAATACCACGAAATCTGGGCTGCTTATAAGAAGGTTGAAGCCTCTTTCTGGACTGCGGAAGAAATCGAATTGGCTAAGGACGCTGaagatttccaaaaattgaCTGAAGACCAAAAGACCTATATCGGTAACTTGTTGGCTTTGTCCATTTCTTCCGACAACCTTGTCAACAAGTACTTGATCGAAAACTTCTCTGCCCAATTGCAAAACCCTGAAGGTAAGAGTTTTTACGGGTTCCAAATTATGATGGAAAACATCTACTCTGAAGTTTACTCCATGATGGTTGATGCTTTCTTCAAGGAACCTAAGAACATCCCTCTATTTAAGGAAATTGCCAATTTGCCTGAAGTCAAGCACAAGGCTGCCTTCATCGAAAGATGGATTTCCAACGATGACAGCTTGTATGCTGAAAGACTAGTAGCATTTGCTGCAAAAGAAGGTATTTTCCAAGCTGGTAACTACGCTTCTATGTTCTGGTTAACTGACAAGAAGATCATGCCAGGTTTGGCCATGGCCAACAGAAACATCTGTAGAGACAGAGGTGCTTACACCGATTTTTCATGTTTGTTGTTTGCTCATTTGAGAACCAAGCCAAATGTCAagatcattgaaaaaatcattacTGAAGCTgtggaaattgaaaaggaataCTACTCAAACTCTTTGCCAGTAGAAAAATTCGGTATGGATTTGAAGAGCATCCACACTTACATAGAATTTGTCGCTGACGGTCTATTACAAGGTTTCGGTAACGAAAAATACTACAACGCTGTCAACCCATTCGAATTCATGGAAGATGTCGCTACCGCTGGTAAGACCAccttctttgaaaagaaggtcTCCGATTACCAAAAGGCTAGTGACATGTCTAAGTCTGCTACCCCATCCAAGGAGATCAACTTTGATGATGACTTTTAA